One window of Mus caroli chromosome 11, CAROLI_EIJ_v1.1, whole genome shotgun sequence genomic DNA carries:
- the LOC115032549 gene encoding leucine-rich repeat extensin-like protein 5, whose product MSSPSHTPNPSPTQSPSQSRSNHADNPTSQQLPPSSGGSAPSPSPTRGASSRPTSHNPTPAASQPSSRASSQSPSPHVQHVPRGSTQVPTPPASKSPSQTGLKALSRNPSLTPPVTITRSPSHSPATSASYIGPIRNIPSYITPYVPRFMKEPPYFQPPTAPLPQNRCFPCPFPCQAQQSRQPPPPPPDSLYFPLLPPPPHIPQFQCSFPTPPALFTPPSSLSYTPPTEVLLKGKPHVVPSVLPATFYTPFSRFYSQPRPYRYHRRLTLPSLSLQYDGAGRSVHFYRGT is encoded by the coding sequence ATGAGCTCCCCCTCCCACACCCCTAATCCATCCCCAACCCAGTCCCCATCCCAGTCTCGATCTAACCACGCTGATAATCCAACCAGCCAGCAGCTCCCCCCTAGCTCTGGAGGCTcagccccttccccttcccccacccggGGGGCCTCCTCCCGCCCAACCTCTCACAACCCTACCCCGGCTGCCTCTCAGCCTTCCTCCCGAGCTTCCTCCCAGTCTCCCAGTCCCCACGTCCAGCATGTGCCCCGAGGGTCTACTCAGGTCCCTACCCCCCCAGCCTCCAAATCTCCCTCCCAGACTGGACTAAAAGCCCTCTCTCGAAACCCTTCCCTGACACCCCCGGTGACCATTACCAGGTCCCCTTCCCATAGCCCTGCCACCTCGGCCTCTTACATTGGGCCCATCCGTAACATCCCTTCCTACATCACCCCCTATGTGCCGCGCTTCATGAAAGAGCCCCCCTATTTCCAGCCCCCTACAGCACCTCTTCCACAAAACCGGTGcttcccctgccccttcccatGCCAGGCCCAGCAATCCAggcagccgccgccgccacctCCTGACTCTCTCTACTTCCCCCTCCTGCCACCCCCTCCGCACATCCCCCAGTTCCAGTGCTCCttccccacacccccagccctgttcacacccccatcctccctctcctacACTCCACCGACGGAGGTCCTGCTGAAGGGAAAGCCACATGTGGTTCCATCTGTGCTACCAGCTACCTTCTATACCCCATTCTCCCGCTTCTACTCCCAGCCCCGGCCCTACCGCTACCACAGGCGCTTAACACTACCCTCGCTCTCCCTTCAATACGATGGTGCTGGACGCTCTGTCCACTTCTATCGTGGGACCTAG
- the Prcd gene encoding photoreceptor disk component PRCD: protein MCTTLFLFSLAMLWRRRFTNRVEPEPSRVDGTVVGSGSDTDLQSTGREKGPVK, encoded by the exons ATGTGCACCACCCTCTTCCTGTTCAGCTTGGCCATGCTGTGGCGCCGTAGATTTACCAACCGAGTGGAACC AGAGCCCAGCAGAGTGGACGGGACAGTTGTGGGCAGCGGCTCAGACACAGACCTTCAATCTACCGGCAG GGAGAAAGGACCTGTGAAGTAG